In Candidatus Krumholzibacteriia bacterium, the following proteins share a genomic window:
- a CDS encoding sigma-54 dependent transcriptional regulator, whose amino-acid sequence MNKNPPLPLSILVVDDEPIVVQSLGDWFRQDGHSVDTAQSAREALKLVGEKDYDLAFLDIKMPGVDGIELQARLAAAKPDMTVIIMTAYASVETAVKALKAGAYDYISKPFDPEELSLLVRRAAEHRSIRSENVRLRERLEAESAPTPIVGVSSAIRRVHDLIAAVAGTDATVLIKGESGTGKEMAARAIHAGSPRRYGPLVVVNCGALAEGLLESELFGHEKGAFTGAMYRHSGKFEMANGGTLFLDEIGTISPKVQVELLRVLEEKVVTRVGGRNPVPVDFRVVAATNENLELRVQQGDFREDLFWRLNVFTIEMPPLRQRPEDIGPLAEFFLDRFTRSMNRKPMHFSAEAMRALQGYAWPGNVRELQNAIERAVVVGKPPTIEARDFPMRVIESPEPAGGARSLAEVERAHLLAVLESEEWNISRSARALEIDRGTLYHKIEKYGLDKAKATG is encoded by the coding sequence ATGAACAAGAATCCCCCCCTGCCCCTCTCGATCCTCGTGGTCGACGATGAGCCCATCGTGGTGCAGTCGCTGGGTGACTGGTTCCGCCAGGATGGCCACAGCGTCGACACCGCGCAAAGCGCACGCGAGGCGCTCAAGCTGGTGGGCGAGAAGGACTACGACCTCGCGTTTCTCGACATCAAGATGCCGGGTGTCGACGGCATCGAGCTGCAGGCGCGCCTGGCGGCCGCCAAGCCGGACATGACCGTGATCATCATGACCGCCTACGCTTCGGTGGAAACGGCGGTCAAGGCGCTCAAGGCCGGTGCCTACGACTACATCTCGAAACCGTTCGACCCGGAGGAACTCTCGCTGCTGGTGCGCCGCGCCGCCGAGCACCGTTCCATTCGCTCCGAGAACGTGCGCCTGCGCGAGCGGCTGGAAGCGGAATCCGCGCCCACGCCCATCGTGGGTGTGTCGTCGGCCATCCGCCGCGTGCACGACCTCATCGCGGCGGTGGCGGGAACCGACGCCACCGTGCTCATCAAGGGCGAGTCCGGAACCGGCAAGGAGATGGCGGCTCGCGCCATCCATGCGGGATCGCCGCGGCGCTACGGCCCGCTGGTGGTCGTCAACTGCGGCGCGCTGGCCGAGGGACTGCTGGAGAGCGAGCTTTTCGGCCACGAGAAGGGCGCCTTCACCGGCGCCATGTACCGCCACAGCGGCAAGTTCGAGATGGCCAACGGTGGTACGCTGTTCCTGGATGAGATCGGCACCATCAGCCCCAAGGTGCAGGTGGAGTTGCTGCGCGTGCTGGAGGAAAAAGTGGTGACGCGCGTGGGCGGGCGCAACCCGGTTCCGGTGGACTTTCGCGTCGTCGCCGCCACCAACGAGAACCTCGAGCTGCGCGTGCAGCAGGGGGACTTCCGCGAGGATCTCTTCTGGCGCCTCAATGTGTTCACCATCGAGATGCCGCCGCTGCGCCAGCGGCCGGAGGACATCGGCCCGCTGGCGGAGTTCTTCCTGGACCGTTTCACGCGGTCGATGAATCGCAAGCCGATGCACTTCTCCGCGGAGGCGATGCGGGCGTTGCAGGGCTACGCGTGGCCGGGAAACGTGCGCGAATTGCAGAACGCCATCGAGCGCGCGGTGGTGGTGGGAAAACCGCCCACCATCGAGGCGCGCGATTTCCCCATGCGCGTCATCGAATCGCCGGAGCCGGCCGGCGGCGCGCGCTCGCTTGCCGAGGTGGAGCGGGCGCACCTGCTGGCGGTGCTGGAATCCGAGGAGTGGAACATCAGCCGTTCGGCGCGCGCGCTGGAGATCGACCGCGGCACGCTCTATCACAAGATCGAGAAATACGGGCTCGACAAGGCGAAGGCGACGGGGTAA
- a CDS encoding histidine kinase produces the protein MRFRVRGVLLVSNLYDFFTLSEDGSLYESLINEYLGLGLTTMPSLTRVSRGAEALSLLAEPGRFDLVICSLRLDDMQADQMAREMRSAGITTPVVLLTHDSRELAALLHSGRAALFDRVFVWQGDFRVLLAIISNIEDHANVEHDTALVGVQSIVLIEDDVKFYSSYLPLIYTAIVEQTADVIAEGVNPAHKLLRRRARPKILLCHTYEDAWGHFERYHDTILGVVCDIAFPREGSMDATAGFDFTRSVMQSHADIPVLLQSHDAANGARAAELGVSFLRKDSPTLLRDLKQYMLQHFGFGDFVFRDADGIELKRADDLRTFQEALRVVPDSSLSYHGQRNDFSRWLKARTEFDLAHSLRPMKVSDYGSIAELRSYLVTSIGDRRRESQRGWVVDFDPDTFDAERTFARIGGGSLGGKARGLAFANALLLAGNLEEEWPGVRITTPPSVVLGTDVFDRFLDFNDLAGFAIRCNDDAEILARFREGRFPVAAEEALRAYLVAAHYPLSVRSSSLLEDSQFMPFAGVYDTFMLPNQHRDPGVRLDDLLDAVKRVYASTFYTSAKRYLRSTPYRLEEEKMAVIVQKLVGAKRGDRYYPDFAGAARSYNFYPTAPLTPEDGIAMVAIGLGTQVADGGATVRFCPRHPRNQIQFSRVEEGMRYSQHTFFALALPTEDAVREAGGPLHLAEETLQRAEADGVLAALASTYSNENRVLYDGIARDGPRVVTFAPILKNDLFPLAEIIQRHLELGMRGMSGPVEIEFAVNLSVPEGARREFQLLQLRPMVIDREVERLKVEDAPAKTLVCRSTRVLGNGASDDISDMVVVDRDRFERANSVLAARELGNFNAKLAELGRPYVLIGVGRLGSADPWLGLPVRWDEINAARVIVEAPLRDAAVAPSQGGHFFENLAASGISYLTVGNDDAGEFVDWKWIAGQPVEQEGTYVRHLRLKHPLRVVVDGHQGLGLVIKPAKR, from the coding sequence ATGCGGTTTCGTGTTCGCGGCGTGTTGCTGGTCTCCAACCTGTACGACTTTTTCACCCTCTCCGAAGACGGCAGCCTCTACGAATCCCTGATCAACGAGTACCTGGGGCTCGGCCTCACCACCATGCCCAGTCTCACGCGGGTCTCCAGAGGCGCGGAGGCCCTGTCATTGCTGGCCGAGCCGGGGCGCTTCGACCTGGTCATCTGCTCGCTGCGCCTCGACGACATGCAGGCCGACCAGATGGCGCGGGAGATGCGCAGCGCGGGCATCACGACGCCGGTGGTCCTGCTGACCCACGACAGCCGCGAACTGGCCGCACTGCTGCACAGCGGCCGTGCTGCGCTTTTCGACCGGGTGTTCGTCTGGCAGGGTGACTTTCGCGTGTTGCTGGCCATCATCAGCAATATTGAGGACCACGCGAACGTCGAACACGACACCGCACTGGTAGGCGTGCAGTCGATCGTCCTCATCGAGGACGACGTCAAGTTCTACTCGTCATACCTCCCCCTCATTTATACGGCGATCGTCGAGCAGACCGCGGACGTGATCGCCGAGGGTGTCAACCCGGCGCACAAACTGCTGCGCCGACGCGCGCGCCCCAAGATCCTCCTCTGCCACACCTACGAGGACGCGTGGGGGCATTTCGAGCGCTACCACGACACCATTCTGGGCGTTGTGTGCGATATCGCGTTTCCGCGCGAAGGCAGCATGGACGCGACGGCGGGCTTCGACTTCACGCGCAGCGTGATGCAGTCGCACGCCGACATCCCGGTGCTGCTGCAGTCCCACGACGCCGCCAACGGAGCGCGGGCCGCGGAACTGGGCGTGTCGTTTCTGCGCAAAGACTCCCCCACGCTGCTGCGCGACCTCAAGCAATACATGCTGCAACACTTTGGATTCGGCGACTTCGTGTTCCGCGATGCGGATGGCATCGAGCTGAAACGCGCCGACGATCTGCGCACCTTCCAGGAGGCACTCCGCGTGGTGCCCGACAGCAGCCTTTCCTATCACGGCCAGCGCAACGATTTTTCCCGCTGGCTCAAGGCGCGCACGGAGTTCGATCTCGCGCACAGCCTGCGCCCCATGAAGGTGTCGGACTACGGGTCGATCGCGGAGCTGCGTTCCTACCTGGTGACCAGCATCGGGGATCGCCGCCGCGAGAGCCAGCGGGGCTGGGTGGTCGACTTCGACCCCGACACCTTTGATGCCGAGCGTACCTTCGCGCGCATCGGCGGTGGGTCGCTGGGAGGCAAGGCGCGCGGCCTCGCCTTCGCGAACGCGCTGCTGCTCGCCGGCAACCTGGAGGAGGAGTGGCCGGGGGTGCGTATCACCACCCCACCCTCGGTGGTGCTGGGCACCGACGTCTTCGACCGCTTCCTCGATTTCAACGATCTGGCCGGCTTCGCAATCCGGTGCAACGACGACGCGGAGATCCTGGCGCGCTTTCGGGAGGGGCGGTTCCCGGTGGCAGCGGAAGAGGCCCTGCGGGCCTACCTGGTTGCGGCTCACTATCCGTTGTCGGTGCGCTCATCGAGCCTGCTCGAAGACTCGCAATTCATGCCCTTCGCCGGCGTCTATGACACGTTCATGCTTCCCAACCAGCACCGCGATCCCGGCGTGCGCCTGGACGACCTGCTGGATGCGGTGAAGCGCGTGTACGCATCGACGTTCTACACATCCGCCAAGCGCTACCTGCGCTCGACACCGTACCGTCTGGAAGAGGAGAAGATGGCGGTCATCGTGCAAAAGCTGGTGGGCGCGAAGCGCGGCGACCGCTACTACCCCGATTTCGCGGGGGCCGCACGCTCGTACAACTTCTATCCGACCGCGCCGCTGACGCCCGAGGACGGCATCGCCATGGTCGCCATCGGACTGGGAACGCAGGTGGCGGACGGCGGCGCAACGGTCCGCTTCTGCCCGCGCCATCCGCGCAACCAGATCCAGTTCTCGCGCGTCGAGGAAGGTATGCGCTACTCGCAGCACACGTTCTTTGCACTGGCGCTGCCCACAGAAGACGCGGTGCGCGAAGCCGGCGGGCCGCTGCACCTGGCTGAGGAAACATTGCAGCGCGCCGAAGCCGACGGCGTGCTGGCCGCACTCGCGTCCACCTACTCCAACGAAAATCGGGTTCTGTACGACGGCATCGCGCGCGACGGCCCGCGCGTGGTGACGTTCGCCCCCATTCTGAAGAACGACCTGTTTCCGCTGGCCGAGATCATCCAGCGCCACCTCGAACTGGGTATGCGAGGCATGAGCGGCCCGGTGGAAATCGAGTTCGCCGTCAACCTGTCGGTGCCGGAGGGTGCGCGACGCGAGTTCCAGTTATTGCAGCTGCGGCCGATGGTGATCGACCGCGAAGTCGAGCGCCTCAAGGTGGAGGATGCCCCGGCGAAGACGCTGGTGTGCCGCAGCACGCGCGTGCTCGGCAACGGCGCCAGCGACGACATCAGCGACATGGTGGTCGTGGATCGTGATCGCTTCGAACGTGCCAACAGCGTGCTCGCGGCGCGGGAACTGGGGAATTTCAACGCGAAGCTCGCGGAGCTGGGCCGCCCGTACGTGCTGATCGGCGTGGGGCGCCTCGGGTCCGCCGACCCGTGGTTGGGGCTTCCGGTTCGCTGGGACGAGATCAACGCGGCGCGCGTGATCGTCGAGGCGCCGCTGCGGGACGCGGCGGTGGCGCCGTCGCAGGGCGGGCACTTCTTCGAGAACCTGGCCGCATCCGGGATCAGCTACCTCACGGTGGGAAACGACGACGCAGGTGAGTTCGTGGACTGGAAGTGGATCGCCGGCCAACCGGTCGAGCAGGAAGGGACGTACGTGCGCCACCTTCGGCTCAAGCACCCCCTGCGCGTCGTCGTCGACGGCCACCAGGGGCTGGGCCTGGTGATCAAGCCCGCCAAGCGATAG
- the gdhA gene encoding NADP-specific glutamate dehydrogenase: protein MSATKESRYVADLMAEVREKNPAQPEFHQAVQEVAESIEPVLEARPEYRKKKIFERILEPERVIMFRVPWQDDRGDVHVNRGFRIEMNSAIGPYKGGLRFHPSVNLGILKFLAFEQVFKNSLTTLPMGGGKGGCDFDPKGKSDDEVMRFCQSFMSELFRHIGPNTDVPAGDIGVGGREIGFMFGQYKRLRNEFTGVLTGKGIGWGGSLIRPEATGYGAVYFAAEMLNSRGDSLKGKTCLVSGSGNVAQYTIEKLLQLGAKPVTVSDSNGCIYDEEGIDRDKLAFLMDLKNNRRGRIKEYTDKFRNAVFTPTDPKLGYNPLWAHKADCAFPSATQNEINQKDAENMVKAGCKLVAEGANMPSTPDAVNVFLDAGVLFGPGKAANAGGVAVSGLEMSQNSGRMAWPREEVDAKLQQIMKNIHGACTKASDRFARKGNYVDGANIAGFIKVADAMMDQGLV from the coding sequence ATGAGTGCAACCAAGGAATCCCGCTATGTCGCCGATCTGATGGCCGAGGTTCGGGAAAAGAACCCCGCACAACCGGAGTTCCACCAGGCCGTCCAGGAGGTCGCGGAATCCATCGAACCCGTGCTGGAAGCGCGGCCCGAGTATCGGAAAAAGAAAATCTTCGAGCGCATCCTCGAACCGGAACGCGTCATCATGTTTCGCGTGCCGTGGCAGGATGACCGCGGCGACGTGCACGTCAACCGCGGCTTCCGCATCGAGATGAACAGCGCCATCGGACCCTACAAGGGCGGCCTTCGTTTCCATCCCTCGGTAAACCTGGGCATCCTCAAGTTCCTCGCCTTCGAACAGGTCTTCAAGAACAGCCTCACAACGCTGCCCATGGGTGGTGGCAAGGGTGGCTGCGACTTTGACCCGAAGGGGAAGAGCGACGACGAAGTGATGCGTTTCTGCCAGAGCTTCATGAGCGAACTGTTCCGGCACATCGGCCCCAACACGGACGTGCCCGCCGGTGACATCGGCGTGGGCGGCCGCGAGATCGGCTTCATGTTCGGACAGTACAAGCGCCTGCGCAACGAGTTCACCGGCGTGCTGACCGGCAAGGGCATTGGCTGGGGTGGCTCGCTGATCCGGCCCGAAGCGACCGGGTACGGCGCCGTGTACTTCGCGGCGGAGATGCTGAACTCGCGCGGAGACTCACTCAAGGGCAAGACCTGCCTGGTCTCGGGATCGGGCAATGTGGCGCAGTACACCATCGAGAAGCTGCTGCAGCTGGGCGCCAAGCCCGTTACCGTGTCCGACTCCAACGGCTGCATTTACGACGAGGAAGGGATCGATCGCGACAAGCTTGCGTTCCTGATGGATCTCAAGAACAACCGCCGCGGACGAATCAAGGAATACACGGACAAGTTCCGCAATGCCGTGTTCACGCCAACGGATCCCAAGCTCGGCTACAACCCGCTGTGGGCCCACAAGGCCGATTGCGCGTTCCCGAGCGCAACGCAGAACGAGATCAACCAGAAGGACGCGGAGAACATGGTGAAGGCCGGTTGCAAGCTGGTGGCGGAAGGCGCCAACATGCCCAGCACACCCGACGCGGTCAACGTGTTCCTCGACGCCGGTGTTCTGTTCGGGCCGGGCAAGGCGGCCAACGCCGGTGGCGTGGCGGTCTCCGGTCTGGAGATGTCGCAGAACTCGGGACGCATGGCGTGGCCGCGCGAAGAGGTGGACGCCAAACTCCAGCAGATCATGAAGAACATTCACGGCGCCTGCACGAAGGCCTCCGACCGCTTCGCGCGCAAAGGCAACTACGTGGACGGCGCGAACATCGCCGGCTTCATCAAGGTTGCCGACGCGATGATGGATCAGGGCCTCGTCTAG
- a CDS encoding RNA polymerase sigma factor has protein sequence MSEDAATHIRQTVDTLYRSESRRVLATLIRLLGDFDLAEEALHDAFAAAVEQWPRDGVPANPRAWLVSTGRFKAIDAIRRRARFDASLVKLADHIESVATASEVSEDGGLGDDRLRLIFTCCHPALKPEAQMALTLREVCGLTTEEIARAFLSPAPTVAQRIVRAKNKIRDARIPYRVPERAELPERLDSVLHVVYLVFNEGYYASSGEALTRHDLSQEAIRLGRLLVELLPEPEAIALLALMLLHESRRPTRTTPGGELVLLGEQDRSQWNQDYITEGAALVKRALSSRRVGPYALQAAIAALHAEAPCADDTDWDEIVGIYDVLLRAEPSPVVALNRAAAIAVRDGPQAGLALIDAILEGGELADYHLAHAARADLCRRLGRTTEARDAYRRALALARQEPERRFLDRRLSELDG, from the coding sequence GTGAGCGAGGACGCGGCGACGCACATCCGGCAGACGGTGGACACGCTCTACCGGTCCGAGTCGCGCCGCGTTCTCGCCACCCTGATTCGCCTGCTCGGCGACTTCGACCTCGCCGAGGAGGCGCTGCACGATGCCTTCGCCGCCGCAGTCGAACAGTGGCCGCGCGACGGCGTTCCGGCCAACCCGCGCGCGTGGTTGGTATCCACTGGCCGCTTCAAGGCCATCGACGCCATCCGCCGCCGTGCACGCTTCGACGCATCGCTCGTGAAGCTGGCCGATCACATCGAGTCCGTCGCCACCGCTTCGGAGGTTTCCGAGGATGGCGGCCTGGGCGACGACCGCCTGCGTCTTATCTTCACCTGCTGTCACCCGGCGCTCAAGCCCGAGGCGCAGATGGCGCTGACGCTGCGCGAGGTGTGTGGCCTCACCACCGAAGAGATCGCGCGCGCGTTTCTCAGCCCCGCCCCGACGGTGGCGCAGCGCATCGTGCGCGCCAAGAACAAGATTCGCGACGCGCGCATTCCCTACCGGGTTCCCGAGCGTGCCGAACTGCCGGAGCGTTTGGACTCGGTGCTGCACGTGGTCTATCTGGTCTTCAACGAGGGGTACTATGCGTCTTCGGGCGAAGCGCTCACGCGGCACGACCTCTCGCAGGAGGCCATCCGCCTGGGAAGGCTGCTGGTGGAACTGCTCCCCGAGCCCGAGGCGATAGCGCTCCTGGCGCTGATGCTGCTGCACGAATCGCGGCGGCCCACCCGCACCACACCCGGCGGCGAACTCGTGCTGTTGGGAGAACAGGACCGCTCGCAGTGGAACCAGGACTACATCACCGAGGGCGCTGCACTGGTGAAACGCGCGCTGTCGTCGCGGCGCGTGGGACCGTACGCGTTGCAGGCGGCCATTGCCGCCCTGCACGCGGAGGCGCCCTGCGCCGACGACACCGACTGGGATGAGATCGTCGGCATCTACGACGTACTGCTGCGCGCCGAACCGTCACCGGTGGTGGCGCTCAACCGCGCGGCCGCCATCGCCGTGCGCGACGGTCCGCAGGCGGGGCTCGCACTCATCGACGCGATTCTCGAAGGTGGCGAACTGGCCGACTACCACCTGGCGCACGCCGCGCGCGCCGATCTGTGCCGGCGCCTGGGACGCACCACCGAGGCACGCGACGCGTACCGCCGCGCGCTGGCGCTCGCCCGCCAGGAGCCGGAGCGACGCTTTCTCGATCGCCGCCTGAGCGAACTGGATGGGTGA
- a CDS encoding YciI family protein yields the protein MKYLCLIYEDEKIISGMAQPEMESIMNEYWAFGDGIQKSGHYVAGHALQPVQTATTVRVRNGKVATTDGPFAETKEQLGGYYMIEAKDLNDAIQVASKIPSARHGSIEVRPIMVFDRE from the coding sequence ATGAAATACCTGTGTTTGATCTACGAAGACGAGAAGATCATCAGCGGCATGGCCCAGCCGGAAATGGAGTCCATCATGAACGAGTACTGGGCGTTCGGCGATGGCATCCAGAAGAGCGGCCACTACGTGGCCGGGCACGCCCTGCAACCGGTGCAGACCGCCACCACGGTGCGCGTGCGCAACGGCAAGGTTGCCACCACCGACGGTCCCTTCGCGGAAACCAAGGAGCAGCTCGGCGGCTACTACATGATCGAGGCCAAGGATCTCAACGACGCCATCCAGGTGGCGTCGAAGATTCCGTCGGCGCGCCACGGAAGCATCGAGGTGCGTCCCATCATGGTGTTCGACCGCGAGTAG